One Brassica napus cultivar Da-Ae chromosome C4, Da-Ae, whole genome shotgun sequence genomic region harbors:
- the LOC106396705 gene encoding secretory carrier-associated membrane protein 3 — MANRYDPNPFAEEEEVNPFANDGSVPAASNSRLSPLPPDPVGFDYGRTVDIPLGNDRSGTQNLKKKEKELQAKEADLRRREQEVKRREDAAARAGITTEVKNWPPFFPLIHHDIANEIPVHLQRLQYVTFATYLGLVLCLFWNIIAITTAWIKGEGVTIWLLALIYFIAGVPGGYVLWYRPLYRAFRTDSALSFGWFFMFYMLHIVFCVFAAVAPPVVFKGKSLAGILPAVDVLSGNTLVGIFYFIGFGFFCMESVVSIWVIQQVYMYFRGSGKQDELRREAARGALRAAV, encoded by the exons ATGGCTAATCGCTATGATCCGAACCCATTcgctgaggaagaagaagtcaaTCCTTTCGCT AATGATGGGAGTGTTCCAGCTGCATCGAACTCAAGACTCTCGCCTTTGCCTCCAGACCCTGTTGGTTTCGACTATGGTCGAACCGTTGACATTCCTCTTGGCAATGACAGATCCGGTACACAG aatttgaagaagaaagaaaaggaacTTCAAGCCAAAGAAGCTGACCTAAGACGACGGGAGCAG GAGGTGAAACGGAGAGAAGATGCTGCTGCACGAG CTGGAATCACTACTGAAGTGAAAAACTGGCCGCCATTCTTCCCACTTATCCACCATGACATTGCCAATGAAATCCCGGTTCATCTCCAAAGGCTACAGTATGTTACCTTCGCAACCTATTTGG GGTTGGTCCTTTGTCTATTCTGGAACATTATTGCCATTACTACAGCTTGGATCAAAGGAGAAG GAGTGACGATATGGCTTCTTGCCCTCATTTACTTCATAGCGGGTGTCCCAGGAGGCTATGTGTTATGGTATCGCCCTCTATACCGTGCCTTCAG AACTGATAGTGCATTGAGCTTTGGATGGTTTTTCATGTTCTATATG CTCCACATTGTTTTCTGTGTATTTGCTGCGGTTGCTCCACCTGTTGTCTTTAAAGGAAAATCTCTTGC TGGGATTTTACCTGCAGTAGATGTCTTAAGCGGTAATACATTGGTTGGG ATATTCTACTTCATTGGGTTTGGGTTTTTCTGCATGGAATCAGTCGTCAGCATCTGGGTTATTCAG CAAGTCTATATGTACTTCCGAGGTAGCGGGAAACAAGATGAGCTGAGACGAGAAGCAGCGAGAGGAGCCTTGAGAGCTGCCGTATGA